The region TGTCTTCATAGGATGTTTGTAGGAAACGACTGTGTGATTTGGTACTAATTACATGGAAAATGAAGACAGTTTCCAGTAGGTACATGTTTTGAGACTACAGATGGAAATTATCTAGAAGCTGTATCTGGTGCAAAgcatcttttctctttgtttgaacTGAATGCATATTGTATATGGTCCCTGATGTTATTAACTTTGATAAACTACACTATTACATTAATTTCTATTAATTGCTATTGTAACCTACAAAGTCTTTTAGTCAATATACAAAGAGTCAACTGtagaaatgtgaaatttgtcaGTATAGGCAACCATACAAGTCACTATAGAGGATGTGGTTTTTAATATGAATTGGAAAGTTGATTTTTTTGGAGCAGCTCTTCCAAGAAATCCCTTTGGAAATCAAGAAGTGCTTGTAAAACCAAACTTAACTAAAAtgcagtttcagtgttttatcattATGAAAGATTTTAGGGAATTCGggaaactgtaaaataaagcctTACAGAGATATTCAATAATATATCTTGCATTATATTAAACTTTATATTACTATTAAATTTGGGTTTGTTTGCGTACTTTCGCTTTAAATTTCCTTGACAAGGTGGAGGTGGAAAGTGCCAAACCGATTCGACCTTCCCGCattccctgaaaaaaaaaaaaaaaacttgcgtTGCAGGATTACATGTTCACCAGCCTGATAAAGACTTTGTTCAATCTTTAAACCAAGTGGGAACCTGCAGGCGAGGACTGCTGCGTCCATCTGCACCTCTTAAGAATGGCGTTGTTCTTACTCGGAGGACGTCTCTTAAAGTGCAGACCTAACATCAAGAGAGCCATGACAGCCACACAGACGTACTGGTAACTGTTTTCAGTGTATTAACGACGTAATTTTCCTGTTTATATGCACGACTCTAAAGAGCTGGACTTTAACCTGATTGCGGAGCGCTGCAgtgtcaaagcaggaaatgtcTGCTCTGCTTTTCAGCAGCATGTTCGCCCGCCTCGCCTTCATGCAGGAGTATTTTCTCTGAAGGCTTGTGTGATTATagtccactagatggcgtaGTGTCTCCAGGGAGTGCACTCAACAACAGTATACACGAAATAATGCAGAAATTCATATGATCTGTAGGGAAAACCCCATAACTCccattgtttcactgttttggtAAGCACTTATATGCTGGTATTTAATATCATTAGCACTAGGCTAGTATTATTATATGATAATATGGTATATTTTAGTATTCTACATTCATATAGAAGAAGATAAGACCGCATTTAAAACATTTGGACTGTGACTGGTGtaatttttttgatttttaagtAGTTTTTCAACCAATCAATAGTCCATTTGATTATTACTCTGATGAATTAACAACTTTTACAATCTGCAGGACAGTGAGTGTAACTATAGGACATCTCAAAATATCCTGCAGGATTGCCAAAATCCAACAGGATTCTTATCTTGCAGAAAATTTTGAACATCTGCACAATACCTACATAAATCCACAAAACCTTCTCTCTACTAAAGAGTTATTACActtagtaatagtagtagtagtagtaaggcGGTTGCAGTCCTTGTCAGTGCTTCCTGTTTGATTAATGTATTCAGGTCAGAGGCCCTTCTCCCTCTTACAGCACGAGCAAAGACCTGGATGTGCAAACTTTGAAACTAGAACAAGCAGCAAGTAAATAAACGAAAGACAAAATActgttacagttacagtagACCCAAACAAAACAGCTTGAACAACTTCATACAGGAAAAATGTCATACATCAAGATTCAGCCACAAATTAGAAGAATGGCTAGAAGCTGGAGTTGTCATTGATGGCTATGGGGACCACGGTGTTCAACCTGTATCGCCTTCTCTGATCAAACTTAATTTTGTCTGTTATCCTGTCTGAATGGCTGGTTTTAcaatttcctttaaaaaattgCAGTTTGATTTCTGTAGTTGTTGGGACTGATTGTTTTGTGTAATGGTGTGACTGCCAAATGAAAACTAATATTTATCACTagcttttctgttcttttccaCCACTATGGCTGTTTAAGTCTACCTTTCTGTTTCCCTGCAGCTCTTCAGTGGCTTCCGGCAGGCAGCGTGTTAATGGAGTGGATCTGTACTACGAGCAGACAGGCAGAGGGAAACACGCAGTGCTGTTGTTTCCTGGAGCACTGGGTAAATACAACAACACACCTCCTCTTCTCTTGTTCTTTAAGCATTTTATAAGCTTGTTAAAgccctttttgtcttttctacGACAGGAAGCACTCGTACAGACTTTGGACCTCAGCTTAAGTCCCTGAATAAGGAACGTTTCACTGTAGTGGGCTGGGATCCCCGTGGTTATGGACAATCCCGTCCCCCAGACAGAGACTTCCCCCCTGACTTCTTTGAAAGGGATGCAAAGGATGCAGTGGATCTGATGAAGGTTTGATCCATCTGTTTAACAGCCAAGGATGATAATTATTACCAAACTGAACAGTTTTTGACCAGCTTATTtctctttatgtttattatttactGCATTTGCTGCAGACAAGAAACCTCTAAGATTCATGCACAGAGTAAAACAGCTAATTAACTCAGAAAATTGACTAGAAAAATTGGTGCATTCTTTCCCCTTTACTCCCCCTGACTATAATCCAGTTACTGAATACCTACTGCCTCCACAGACTGCATTTTGCAGCTGCAGTAAATAAAACTACAGGCCAGTACACTTTGCTACTGTTCAATggtatttttcatttccttgGCAGGCACTGGGCTTTGGCAAGTTCTCCCTGCTGGGGTGGAGCGATGGAGGAATCACCGCTCTGATAGCAGCAGCGAGAAACCCCAACCTGATCAACAAGATGGTCGTATGGGGATCCAATGCGTTTGTTTCCCAGCATGACCTCAACCTTTACGATGGTATTTCTACTCTGCTTTTCAATGTTGTTGGTTACCACCAATGTAGCCATCCTTGGGTTAtttttgtgtaaatgtgcatgacATAATCTCTGTTATCtgcatgttgtttgtgtttgtgtgtgcatgtgtctctATGGGGACACCTAGCGGTCCGAGATGTGTCCAAGTGGAGTGCGAGGATGAGGCAGCCCATGGAGGAGGTGTATGGAGCAGAAGTCTTTGCTAAAACCTGGGAAGCCTGGGTGGATGGAATCGCACAATATGCACACAGACCAGAAGGTGATAACTTCATGTTGCTACAGGCTCATTACACAAGTCAAGTAGAGCAACCTTAAACTGAACAACATCAGAAATTAGAAGAGATGAAGGGGAATGTTTTGTTATTACCATGCAGTTGGGGAGGAAGTGTGTTGTTAGTAAATGTGGCTGGTACGGTATGGTTCTGGACTGATGGAATTTGTCATACAAGCTGCTATTTTTAGGAACATATGGAAATAAATTTGAGATACTCCATGTTTTCTACTGTTCTGATACATGTCATTTAAGAGCAAAGATAAAGCATTTAATTTCCATTGGTTAGGGAGTATCTGCATTGAGCTTCTGCCCCTGATCAGTTGTCCGACCCTGATCGTCCATGGAGAGAAAGACCCCATGGTGCCCGGCGTCCACCCACAGTACCTCCTCAAACACATCAAAGGATCACGGTGAGACCACacaacaatataataatatgaaattCATGAAATTCAGTTTAAAAGACATATGCTATAATATCTATTTTCCTTCCCACATCTAGATTACACCTGATGCCAGAGGGAAAACACAACCTCCACCTGAGGTTTGCTGATGAATTCAACAAAATGGTGGAGGACTTTCTGGACAATTGACTGATTAATTAACTCAGCGAAAGGAGAACTACAGTGACTAATAGGTCAtcacaaatatttacataaagaCAATAAACTTTGTGAATTATTTCTCTTCTATCCTGTTTTCACAAAGCTCATGATTAATACAACAATTGTTAAATACTGAATACTTAATCATTTTACTCTAAAATGATTCCATGATTACTTTTTTTGATACCAGTAGTGGGTGACTTATTATTTCCTACATTATGTGATTCACTGGCATTAGCTGTAACTTTGGCTACTGACCATCACCAGGCTGTGGTTTAGATATCATAAGATGACATGTCAGTAACATTAGCTGCTAACTTTGTCCATCACAACACTCACgtgcattaaaataaaatcttaataaaaCAGTAGTATTAGCTGCTAATGTTGGTGATCACAAAGATAATATTTCCAAAATAAACATTCAATCAACACTGGCTGCTGCTTTTGGCCATCCCACAGTTGTCAGTAagataaaaatgtcataaagtTTACCTTTTAATTTTATGTATGATAAACTATTTAGGATGAAATTATACAATTTGAGTAATATTGGCGGGTGATGTCTGTTGCATTAGGCGctaacttttattttaatattcacaacattatcattaagaaaaaaaaattagctgcaaatattaatataataatataacattagCTGCTCAAGTTAAGCAATCACAAAGCAAAGGTTCATCTAAATATATGTTATTAACATTAGCTGCTAAATTTTAAACTAAGCTCATATTAAGTAAATCATGTATATCTCTAAATTGGCCATCACAATgctaatgtttatataaaaaatcaTAACATACCAGCTGCTGTCTTCTGCCATCACATGGCTGATATGataacatttttcataatatcaCAAAGCTGTTTAGATAAAATGGTAAAATGacagtaacattagcattagagCTAGCTATGGCCATCATTAATCTGAAATTACACTGATAAAAATCTCTAATCTGCTTAATTTACCAGCCAGAAGTCTTACTTTTggattttataaaatgtcattaacGTTAGCTGATAACTTAATTGCAAGGCTAATATGAAGCAACAActtatatacattttcattagcTAACGTTAATGAACTGTTGAGTGCTTAATTTTATAACTGATATGAATTGCAAATGTCTTGCAAATTTGACTGTTTCCTGTGAGAGGGCCTCATGGAGACATTTTTTGTGATGCTAAAAACTTCAAGTCTCATTTTGAAATATGACAGTTATCttgaattcattcatttcattaatgGTTAAGGAATTATTTATCAAGTTATGAAAACTTCATTTGACTAAAACTTCATCAACTTTGAACAGTTATAACTGCAAACTTGATGGCTTGTTAGAAAGCGAGAAACCTATGAGCTTTTATTAAAGGATAACCAACACTTATTACTGAATTATTATCAAATAGAAAGGATAAACACCTGCCAAAGGGATTTTTCACAACATGGAAACCCCAAATTTGATATTGCTCATGATCTataacacattattattaatcattgATAGTATTTACTTACAGCTTATAAGCTTCTTATTAAGGATGTGTTATTAGAAAGTAGTTTCTTAACAGGTTTATTCTAAATGTGTAATTATACTCAGCACTGCTCAGGTAAAGATCTGTTGCTCTGGTGCTGCAGATCTGAACAATTGGTGATCGATTGCTTCGGGCTGCCATTTTCGATTTAACCCGGAAGTTGgtgtttctgtttacagctaGCACGAGTTCAAGCGGTTGTTAGTTAAAACAACTAactaaagttaaataaaaatgaccGAAACACAGAATGGAGCGGTGTTTGATGCCATTTCGGTGCACAATTTTTCGGAGAAGATTTTGGAGCAGACGGTACATTTTCACGTCATGAAGCTAAGCGGCGGGTTTTTCCTCTGGGTCGGCTCGACTCCAGTCTTGTCCAACTTAGCTGTTTCAATGAGCAGCAAATATGTAAGTAAAACACACGttagattaataataataatacagaaaaaCTGCTGGAGCCACATTTTTGTATGAACTGTGTAGACCAGTTTGTCGACTGCGGTATGAAGGGGTGAACTGAgatggttttcattttaaaccagaTGATGTGATATTATTTAGGGattttaaaggatgggttcacagttttttcgagtctgtcttaaaacaacagtcatgtgctcatatgaacactgaaagaggttttcctcgcagTAATtattccccctgttcatactgactattaaaaaaTCCCCTTTAAATGCGttttaaatgtaagtgatgggagccaaaatccacagtgtgtccacacaactaaacaaaatacaaaataaaagataGTAAGATTCAAGAAAATAGGAGagtcaacaaaataaaattactgAAGCAAGATGTTTCTTGAGGAATATACAGAAGTTGCATTTTGGATATTTATGAACAGACTGCGCCACAGTTTTGGTCCATatagtaataaataaaagacatcTCAGTAGGGTCAAGTGGGATAACATGCAGGTAATTTATGTAGTATTCAACACTACAAACAGTTTTCACAGAGAcctacattttctttatttgattaTCCTAAGAAGGTTGGACACTTTTTAGAAAGATTGATTACagttttagttgttttgttctgttggttttgtgtgtgtgtgatttattgTTCAGCGGTTTTGAGTTCTGGTGCTCGTGTGTCCATTTGTGGCCAAAAATAATATTCCATGTGATTCATTTTTATGATGGCAGAAGTTTCAGTAACAGGGAGACTTCTGAAACATGCTGCGGTGTGTCTGGTGAGATCACAAGCATCAACTAGAGCGGCTGCGATCGGCTCCGGCAGCTGCGTCGGAGCTGGAATGCGACGCAGCCGTGCCCGTCGGGATCAAGCcgtaaataacaggagacttttgtTGTGAGGAATAGGAAATgcgttcctcactgaattagcagagcttcgttaaTGGCGCTACGTCAGCACGACAAGATCTGCAGAtctttggagctctttgttcagcagatcagttagaagtaatgcagggaggaatagtatgagcagaaacagccacagaaaCGCCATAATATTAGTAGAGCAGTGAAATCCAGCACACAAACAAGagcagctgaccaacacacccTGCAGCACTTGTTGGCGTGCTGTacgtggagcagatgaccatataaagaaatccgtcacgagCCGACGTCAGCTTGTCTCGAAAGTAGAAAAACCGTTGGAAACCTAatattcagagcagtctgaagcctgagctttctgctcacaggggttacttctacatacgtttacctcgcATTCATTGCATACATTAcatatatgacagaaaataaggaaaagtataatatgtcccctttaagagaGAGGCGTCATCATGTTGTCATGAAGCTCTGTTGTGTCGCATGGACCGGTGTCATAATCTTATTTTAAGGCCCCTGTCATTCAGTACTGTTCCAGCACAGGGCCACTGGATGGTTAATAGGTTCCTAGaagacaaaatataataaatctgCTGCCCAGACAAAAGAACCTTTCTTTCTTTGACATCATCTGATTATACCACAAACCACAGAGACAACTAAACTATACTCCAATAGGAGTCACTGGGAGAAAATATGGTCAAAATCTGGGATTGAATGTCCCTAGTTTAAAAGGTTTGGGAAAACCTGGGCTAACAAACGGAcattaagaggaaaaaacattattttggaTATTAAGGTTAATCATTTACTTGCCTGTAAAAAGACTAACTGCTGCTGTTCTTgttccttttctctctgcaggacTCGATGCCATTATCTACATTAGTCATGGGGGACCCATCCAATACTGCTCCAAATACTTTGGCACAGAGATTAGGTAACGCTGTGTGACTTTTCATGAGTTAATGTGTCTTACTGTTTCTCCTAAGTAGgaaattgtacttttttataAAGCTGGTCATTTATTGTGGATATGAAAGGAATAAATCTgagtttttgtatgttttagcCAAAAATCACTCATAAAGAAGACCGCCAACAGCTATTCAAAGCCTGGTAGTGCTTCAGGTTTTCAAATATGTGGACAATATAAAAGTCAGTATGCAGAGACTTGAAGCCGCTTTGACTGTCAGAGTAACATTACCGTTGTGTGCTAATGGCAGCTGCAAATGCAGATTGACGTGAAAAGTCAGCATTGTGTAACCATCATATGATAACCCATGtttgacagaaataaaagtgaTAATGATGTTCACGGATGTCAAACAGGTTTCAAGTCTCCACAAGTTGATTTTCCTACCTTACAGAGTGTAATTAAAAGCAGAGGCTGCCTGAAAggtgtgggaaaaaaaaatcaaaaaccatTGCAACACTTTGGAAAATGGCTGGCAGTTCTGAAACATTGACAGGATTTGTAGTAAAGAGgctaaaaacatgcaaacacactgaaaaaagtcCATTAACCAACAAAATATTGACAGAAAAAGACCAATTCTCTTGCAGATTCATGACTGTTAAGACaaattttatgatatttttagtGTGTTTAGCCTTAGAGGTACAGAGTAGCAAAACCATTCTCAGTATTAtccaaactgaaactgaaataattgtctgtttgtgtctatTTTGCAGCAAAGAAGACCAAAAAGCAAGTATTTGTGAGTTACAGTCTTCCAATGACAGACTCCAGCCACTCTCTTCTCGTGGAAAACAGGATCAAAAAGGAGCTCGAGCTTCACCCTGAACACTTTTGAACACATTCGATCCTTTTTTCGAGCTTCTTTTGTACGTAACTGAGGACACCTGGGATGGAGGAAAAGTACAGCAGGTCCTTCTCGTATTCTTTGGACTCCTTCTGATGCCATAACGATACTCCGACAAAGCTACCACAAACGGTCACATCAAGTGTTCTTTTATTGACATAATAAATTAAGTGGTTTATTATCAAAACATGTAGGCCTATGGCTTTTTGTACAAATGcatcatattaaaaaaataacacttaGAAAACAGCATTAGtggttgagttttttttttttttctttctccgaGTGTTGAAAACATACAGACTAGCAAACCATACAGTGTGTTCAAAATACGTATTGCGtactaaatatgatttttaaaaatggaagaTGTTTGGTATATTATGACAAAAATTGTTTATGGGATGGTTTATCTATTTAATGTGCTTATATCCTATAAATGTAAGGTTGACGGTCCATACATTATATCATTGAATGGCACATGAACACATACCTTACATTTTTATGCAGTCCTAAGGGACACTTACATACTAAAGTGTATAAATGTACACTAATCACGACTAGGCCAGGTCTATGCAGGCTACGCTGCACTATTCTAATTtcacaaatgtttatttcaaaaactgtaaaatattgtGCTTTCTGGCTAGAGTTACACATCCTAGGAGCAGGATTACAACATTACCACAGTACAGAGAACAAGGAGTGAGAGTTGGGAGTGGAATATTTGCTAGTTAAGGAGGTATTTCAAGCAACAAAATTGCCCTTGGCAGcatgacaaaataaatactGGTTTTCTTAAATTACATTGTATCTCCTCTGTTTCGTTTAAAAGAACAGAGCCACCATGATAAAGCCATTTAAATGCTGAGACGCATCATAAGACATACAGTAGTACACCCGACGAGGTCACGAATGTCCGTTCAACTCTCAGATTTGTTTAGCATTACCCACAGTCTCTACAGGCTACACATACGGTCTGCCAAGGTCTCCGGCTGTTCCGTCACATCAGACAACCATCATACACCCACGCCAACAGCAGTAATGCTTACTTTAAAAAATCAGTGTCTACACTGACTTCACCTCTGAGGATAAAGTGCCACATTGGACTTCTAGTAGAGGGACCacaaataagaagaaaatacatgtaaaaccATTTGTGCCCTTTCATGCAAAAGAGTGGTAGTGGTTTAGCCAATCCCTGGATCTCCAATGTGTTGGCTAAAAATCACAAACACTTGATTGTGTCTCTGACATTTAGTGCAAAAGAACTTA is a window of Thunnus thynnus chromosome 8, fThuThy2.1, whole genome shotgun sequence DNA encoding:
- the bphl gene encoding valacyclovir hydrolase; the encoded protein is MALFLLGGRLLKCRPNIKRAMTATQTYCSSVASGRQRVNGVDLYYEQTGRGKHAVLLFPGALGSTRTDFGPQLKSLNKERFTVVGWDPRGYGQSRPPDRDFPPDFFERDAKDAVDLMKALGFGKFSLLGWSDGGITALIAAARNPNLINKMVVWGSNAFVSQHDLNLYDAVRDVSKWSARMRQPMEEVYGAEVFAKTWEAWVDGIAQYAHRPEGSICIELLPLISCPTLIVHGEKDPMVPGVHPQYLLKHIKGSRLHLMPEGKHNLHLRFADEFNKMVEDFLDN
- the psmg4 gene encoding proteasome assembly chaperone 4, which gives rise to MTETQNGAVFDAISVHNFSEKILEQTVHFHVMKLSGGFFLWVGSTPVLSNLAVSMSSKYDSMPLSTLVMGDPSNTAPNTLAQRLAKKTKKQVFVSYSLPMTDSSHSLLVENRIKKELELHPEHF